AccaacgtggcggccatgttggggaggtcgatgTTCCCGTCAAAGGCAAGGCAtgaacattgaaattaagtcgcaACTTGCTTATTTCTCAAACGATCTTCATGAAGTTTACTTTATTTGTCAGCGCCAAAGTTTGTAATATATCAATACAgaacacttgaaaaaaaagctcacaaaaatatttttacttgtGAACGGTTACTCCCAGGTGGGCAAACTTGAacgcaggtcctcagaactgtgaggcagatgtgctaaccattcgcccacaaattatcattttgtttgaaattATTTAGTGCCACAAGCAGCTTTGGCGCTGATCCGGTGTGCGTAATACATGTcggaaaatacatttaattgagACTAGTGCTGTCACTATCGATTATTTTTTAGAAAGTATTATTCCACTGATTAAAATCATGGTTTCCAATTAtcgttttttaaatttggttttgttaaatgattaaacaaaaccaaataaacaacaatcaaGCAATATCACACGAGAACTGCACTCTCCAAttgttttgaaactgagagctacatCTTGTGTACTGATTAATACGAAGAGCTATAGTTTGATATCCTcatctgaggctgcttcaggttcaactacatgtGAATTACAGGATCTTCCAGTGCAAATAATGGTTATGTTTGTAATAGATAATTTCCATAAACTTATTCTGAATCAGTCACTGGTTTGGTCTCTAACATGCCagaaaagaggggaaaatgttgatcattgttttccaaagtaaaagaagatttttgcaaatgtttaattttgaatAAACACCCAAGGTAGTGTGAATTGGCacgacaaacacaaaaaaagttgttttcccAGGGGAAGTGCGGCGCAGTGCGCGAGGTTTGCCAACTGGTTCCATGGCGAGCCGATGAGTCTGCCATTGGTTTTGGGGGCACACTGCCGCAGTCGTGCTGATTACTTTACAATCACCCAAACAATACGACGAGCGGCTTCACAAGCGGAAGTTGTTTGACGTCACATTAGCATCATACCGCTTTCCTAGAATATGATCTAATCCCTTTTGATAACTTCCCAAATGTATTAGCCATTACGTGTCACTATCATCCCCTCTGATAACTCCCCGAAAGTATGAGCATTAGCCGTCATTTGTCACTGTCATCCCCTCTGATAACTCCCCCAAAGTATGAGCATTAGCCATCATTTGTCGCCGTGTTTGCGTTTGCAATGAGACTGCGACCATCCAGTATGGCGCCGGTGGTGACAAGTACCCGGATGTAGTCACGTGCCAATGAAGGTCGATACTGTTTTGCAGTCAGCTACTGGAAATGTACATAGATGTGTATGCTTACATGTATGTATTTGTTAACATTCAATTTGTGTTTCTATTCACTTTCATCCAACAAAGTGCCATAGGTATTTAGTTATATTTTGCTGATGTTATATGTTGACCATTTAACAGAACAGGGACCGTCACAAGTATTTACTGCACTTGTGTATGCCAATTAAGCAGACCTCCAAATGAGCACACGTTCACTACGTTTTTACTTGAAGTTAGTGTTTGTCTTTGTAGCATTCGGTGGGCGTCTTTGTGAGAGAGGCGCTACACGTCCCGCCGTgcatctgttgttgttgttgttgtgtgtgcgtgcgggtgCTAGCCGCAGTAGCATCGGCTAGGCTAGACTAGGCTAGGCTAGCTGACCGAAGCTAAACATTTGACCCCGCAGCGAATGTGCGCTGAGCGACAAGAAGACATCCGGGCGGCGTGCATGGAAGATGGCGACACTTATCCTCCCTGGTGAATGGGTCAAGAATTGGGAGAAATCGGGAAAACACGAATTGTGAGTGGTCCAACTTGAgctcagtttaaaacaaaataataataaaaaaaaaaaaaactcgccTACTGCAACGCTTGATGGtgtatgaaatgtatttgtgcGGCTAGCTGCCAGGACAGTTGTTCAtgttgctaatgctaacagtTCAACGACCGCGATTAAACCAAGTGTGCTTGTTGTGGATACAAAATGGGCAATCTAACTGGCCCATTATTATCCCATTGGGCGGGGGTGATAATTAACCTCGGAGGATGTTAGCTAACTATATTTGCTTGTCTGCCATTCGCGTTCACGTAGGAGCTCATCAAAGTGTAAACACGATGGCTAGTGAAGCTAGGCTAGTTAGCAGCCGTGCAGCCCGCTCGCATTTTGCGAattgaaatacaaattgtaccaCTGGTAGGACGTCAACTGTGAATCTAGAATCAGCACACAGATGTCAAACGTACAGTTTGGCAATTGACGTGTAATAGAAATTGAAGTAAGCGTCTATAACACGACGGAGCTTGACGGAAGCCTAGCATGGTCCAATGCCTTGCGAAACTTTCGAAGTGATGGGACATATTGAATCGAGTTAAATCCAGCTTAACTAGTGGACGTTACGCAAAGCAAACGTCGACTGAATCGTCGAAAAAAATGGGACATGCTTCACTTCCTTACCTCGAATTTGCTTTCAGCAGCCAGTCAGTTTATTGCAAGCCGATTGCATGTTTGTTGCAAACATTTCCATGCCGATTAGCAATTGCTCAAGCAGCACCTAATTTTGTGGTTGAAACGTCCGTAAATGCAACGGAATTAATTGAGGTGTACCTCGCCACGTTCGCATGCAATTCTGCTGGTCGCCGAAGGCCTGTGGAAATTGAAGGCCACAAATTGACATCGTTGTATTCGATGGCTAAAATGCATGCGTGTAGTTGTTACTGTTTTGTTAGACTACTGCTCGCccgaagtggtcgccagccaattgcaggacgcATATGACACTATTCCAACTCTCGTCCATCCGGGATACAGAATTACATTACTTGGGTTCTGTCAAATGCAAATGCTTTTGTTACCGTGACAACCTTCTGGAGACTCCAAGAATCCCTCAACAGTAGATGATGTTCACCCCTGtgcgtccagactgcaaatgaatggggCTTGTGCAAAGCCACCACTGGCCAATTTAACCATAAAGtgtttattcaaatattttcacttgtagaggcagcacttcatcaccaagccgctGCTATTGTTTTGTATGTGGAAGTTCCCCAAAAACTGTTAGGATTTGAAAGCTCTTTGCAGTTAGCACACTTCTAATTTCACTCTTCTTGCTCTTTTATTGTATACGTATTTGTCCCTGTCAAGGCAAAACGCTCAGCAGCAGGTTCCTGCCAGTTCGGTGCATAACGCTTGGAGTTCAATCCTGTCTTCACATGCCATTTCAAATTGCACTTGCACAAACCGCTTCTTTGTGAACGTTCATCAGCCCTGTATGAATTGTTTTCTCGCAGATGAACACCTTGCATACGAGTAGCATCTCCCAGCAGTATCACTGTGTTTGAAGCTTGGCACCTTGTGAATTGATGAACATGAATTTGTAGTTGATTGTTCACTGGATAAGGCATGCAGTTTATTTGCAAAGCGTGGTTAACTATAATCACTTGACATTCACCTAAGTATTATGTGTTCCTGACCTTTTTTCCCTTATCCCCCTATAGCGTGCAACTCTGCAAAAGACTAACAGAGAAAATAGATCATGGATGTCAGATAAAAGGTAACTTTTGTTTGAGTTTCCATTGCTTTGAGATAGCTGGATGAGCTCGGCATTTGTCAATGTATTATTCACATTTCTTTCTGTtaatacacaataataaattaagtggtgaaaaaaaacaaaaaaacgacgaCGACCCAGCAGTAGGACATCTATAAGTAGCGATTTAGGGCTCCAGTAAAAACTGCAATCTCTGAATCCTTTTGGTTTCTGGTGCGAGGCAACATGACTTTCAGAGAAACGATCTTGTCTGTTGAACCACTCAGATGTCCAGGCGGCCTTATATGAGCTCTGCTGGCAAGGTGTACAGGGCAACCTCAAGTTGGACCTCGTCGCCAGCGTCCTCGGCGAGATGATGGTacgttcttttgtttttgtttgtttcgctGGTGTGGTAGATGCTAGAAACATCTGCAGTCACTTTGTGTGGGGATTTGGTTTTCAcagttaatattttgttgttttgctttgcttacagGAACTGCGCGATGACATGCCATCGATTTTAGCTGATGTCTTTAGTGTTCTAGGTAATGTTAGGTTAATTATTAAGTAAGCATGCCTAAAGTACTGAATTaggcccatttttaaaaatgtcttttctcCATCACAGATTTAGAGACCGTTGCACTGGAAGAAAAACACAAGCGTGACCATTACATCCAGTTAGTGGGCGCATGTTTGGTAAGAATTGTATTTTGTGCTACAATATGGATGTTTACATGAAGACAAAATCCTAGACCTAGTGGTTTTTAAtatgtgaagccacctttcccCTGCGGGGTTGCTCGAAGATTTAAGGGGAGGTGAAGCAGCTTATACGAGAGAGAACAAACGTTTTTAGCCTTTGAATCCCACTTTAGATATGTTAAAGGCAAACAGGGTGAAATAGGGGAGGCCCCAGGAATAGACTGAAGACATACAGTAGCTCGTATGATTTTCATAGAATGAAATTGCCCTTGTTGCTGCAGTTATATACCGGACTGTGGACATTTCGTTCCAATGTGCTGGCAGGGAGACTTGGCTGCTGTGATTGAAACTTGTACTATCCACTACCTTGTTGTAGAACTGGAAGAATAATTGATTTAATATGGtcacattgtttgtttttttaaaataataaaacggATTTCCTCCTTTTGTAGACAGGCTAATTGTTTTGTGCCAAAAACCTTTAAAACGAGGCAATTTATGTACCTGGAGTGCGATATACTTCatgcaggattttttttctttttttttttttttgaagcagcaccttttatttatgttacgTTAAGTGACGGTTTTGTTTCTACATATTGTCAAAGAGAATATTTTCATTGATTGATGTTAACTtgtcaaacatttcaaatgtattaaaatgttgttttaaatggcCACTTTTTCTAGTTTTGACAAATGattctgtcatttgtttttttcttgaaggGAGAAAAATGGATtgaaaagggattttttttggggggggtggggggggattttattttaaggcagtATCGCTCATTGTTACGTTGTTTTCACATATTATTGTCCAGAATAATTGAAGTCCTGAACGCTggtatttttcagatttttgttcCAGATGCCATCTTAAAAGAGCGTCTGGATCCAGAAACACTTGAATCTCTTGGACTTATCAAACAAGCCCATCAATTTAATCAAAAGATCGTCAAGATCAAGACAAAACTATTGTAAGGAAGGTATACACATTTGAGGAATTGCGAAAAATATTTTGAGTCTGCTAATTCTGCTTAATGTATGCTGACTCTTCTCAGTTACAAGCAACAGAAGTTCAACTTGTTAAGGGAGGAAAACGAGGGCTACGCCAAACTAATCACAGAGCTTGGCCAAGACCTGTCTGGCAACATCACCAGCCACATTGTATTGGAAAGCATCAAGTCTCTCATAGGtacacaacaaacattttttcctTTTAGACTGACTAACGTGAGTGTGTTACATGTATACGAATGTCAAGGGTACTCATTTGTCCAGGGGTGTTTTAAGTCAGATGCTGCGACGTTATTGGCGCTCAGCATGCTATCAAAAAGCTTGGATTTGTCCAGCCCCAAATGACAGAGCTGAAGTTGAAACCCGATGCCGCCAAATTCTGAAAGTAAACAAAAGCAAGAGCTGCAACGTCTCTACTGTTGCGGCCCAGAATAACTTGTTTGcattatcatttattttgtacatttgttatAGTGCCCACACCACTTTTCCTTATTATTATCACGACACTAGAAAAATGTGCACATAAGAAGCTCGATTACATATGCCATAAACTTCTTAAACCGCCCActtattccattgcaacatgcgtccaattttttgtcttgagtttgttgtcacatttgtgtcgggccaattatatattactcgtgcactcactggagtagtctcgccacgctgcactatttgcatatctgttgttgaccaatactggccactcatgctagagtagcatctgcaccacttgcacgcTGACCGAGGAGtacctgcaacatttgcactgTTGACATTGTCcaagattatcgcactactagtcactttaaactacgtcccttccttgaagtctcggcaccctttgcacaatggtcattgcaccggactattgctatattagtcatccaaactgctctaattgctagaggactctgcacctttttgcaccattgtcaaaaaaattgtaccagcattaccagattgcaagcaacctttttttgctcagcgactgtttttctcaatgtctttatgtctccaaagtgttctctgtcaattgactgtctgttgtcgtactagagcggctccaactacccgagacaaattccttgtgtttttttggacatccttggcaaaacaaagatgattctgattttgatcatttaatgtggctcaATGGAACTATTGTAACGTTCTTATTAATGTtctgttaaaatgtgttttgtaactTGAGTTgaaagacaacacacacacacatgatttccaactgttttgtgtttctgttaTGCCTCCCAAATGATGCCACCTATTTTCTTTCCTGCAAACAGGCTGTTTCAATTTAGATCCTAACCGTGTTTTGGACATCATCCTGGAGGTGTATGAGAGCCGATCAGACCAAGATGATTTCTTCCTGTCCCTCATCAAGTCCTACATGTGCGAGGCACTGACTCTCTGCCACATCCTTGGCTTTAAGTTCAAATTTTATCAGGTAAGAACATTTGGAGGCAGGATAAAGTATAACCTTTTTAAATTGAGTTGTCATTTTGCCAtgcaatatttaatattttgttaccTAATTATTGTTTTACCTGAAAGCAGCCCCAAAGTTGAATTCTAAAGGGCAATTAATCATTGTATTTGTCATGTTATGGATTTatccttttgttttgctttcaggaACCAAATGAGGAAACCCCTAAGTCACTATACCACATTGCTGCTGCTCTACTTCATCATAACCTGATAGAATTGGAAGATCTCTATGTGCATGTAAGAAAAAGGAACGGCCCCAGTACTGTAGTTCAATTGCgatattatgttttattttaattttacgaCAGACTAAGTGAATTATGtcaaatataaacatttgaaatagaaTATAATCCAATTTATTTCAATTCTGGCAATTCATTAGTCTAATTATTTGCAATATTAATAGTAgtcaagtaccgtattttcacgtccatagggcgcaccgtattaaaaggcgcaggcGTGATAAAACATACGgtcgcatgcatgcatgctaaaacgatgtttttaaaaaggcagccgGAGCAAaagtgagttcggttgtactttattgaagtatttaacaatgtactcacgtttttttttttttaatcaatcctcatccacaaatccatcaaagtcctcatcttctgtatccgaaatgaacagctgggcaagttctccatcaaacacgtcAGGTTCGAGTCACTCTCGTTGCCGTGCCAAAGCTcaaacaagcatccacaatccattcacaaattgtcttcgtaaagctgtgttcatcacacaacaacatttatagatgttggaactcggtgcacacataaggcgcgccgcattataaggcgccccgtccattttggagaaaatggaagacttttCAGTGCGCTTTATGGTCGTGGAGATACGGTCATCAATTTCTTGAAAAGTCTTCTTGACCCCTTCTCTGTCATTCCAGCTTTTGCCACTAGATTCCGCCATTGTGGAGGAACACAAACTCGTTATTTCAGAGGCCAAGCAGATTGCTCGCAAGCTGGTCATGGTTGTCGTGCCTTCGGACAAAAGTGAAGACaaggaaaaagagaaagaaaaggaggaagagaagaTTGCGCAGGTATTGGTCCCTTTGCAtcaatttgtatttctttatattGATCATAACATGTCCAGTTTTCTGTTCACTTAATGCTTTGTGTATGAAGTGTATACAAAGTGAGTTTTGCTCTACTTGCCAGATTGTGACATATTTAATACTCCTAATGATATGCTCAATTCTTGTGTTTGTGCGGCCGTAGCCACCTGATAACCAGAAGCTCGGTTTGCTGGAAGCACTTCTCGGGATTGGAGACTGGCACCATGCACAGAGCATAATGGACCAGATGCCTTCCTTCTATGCTACTTCTCACAAGTTCATTGCACTGGCACTCTGTCAGCTGTTGCATCTGACTGTGGAGCCTCTTTACCGAACGTACGATTTCTTCGGATCGTGTTTCACTTCCTGCGTCAAGTTCACTGGCGTTCTGTAAGACATGGTAGCCAATGTGAACACATTTGACCTGTTTCTCTCAGGGCTGGCCTCCCGAAAGGCGCACGGGGATGTGTGATGCATCCACTGAAGAATAAGCGGGCCCCCAAGCCTGCAGAGAGCTTTGAAGACTTGCGCAGGGAAACATTCAGCATGCTCGGCTACCTGGGTCCTCATCTCGCGCATGACCCCATCCTCTTCGCCAAGATTGTGCGCCTTGGCAAGGCATTCATGAAAGAGGTACACGAATTGCGTCACTACATTCCTGCATGCAAACTCAAGCCTCATCTGGACATAGGCACCTATTGCATATCATTTGTTTTACAGTACCAGTGCAGTGAGGGCTTGGATATAAAAGATACAAtggtttgtatgaaaatgaccTTCTAATTACAATGTCTTAAGCGTTCCAGGTATTGTTCAAGTGAAGTTGTCGTTGCTTATGCTCACTGTTTCTTGGTTCCAGGAAACACTATTGAGTTGTTTCCTGAGCATTGCAGACCAAGTGTTACTCCCATCCCTCTCGCTGATGGAGTGTAATGCGTGTATGTCTGAGGAGCTGTGGGGTTTCTTTAAGCTTTTTCCCTACCATCACAGGTGAGCGCACTCGTCAGTCAGTACATTTGTTACGCAAGCGAGGTGTCAGTAAACCCCCAGGCAGTCCTGCAGGAGGCTGTTCACTGGCTGTCAAGGAAATGGAAGCCGTGCTTCAAAGCGTTTATACCACTGTGTCAAGCCTTCGCTATAAATTGACGAGAATACAAGTTGAGAGCGAAATTTGCTGCACCAATTTACTCCTCTGTGGCAGCTTTGAAATGTTTGTTACATTCTTTGGTGTTTGCGTGTAGTTTCACGCAGTGCAGACATTTAGGGGACCCATTTGTAGCACTGTTTGACATTataccaattattattattattattattattattttattttttttggaagcaTCTGTTCTAAATCCCCCTATttctttttctccaggtaccGCCTGTATGGACAATGGAAAAATGAAACCTATTCCAGCCACCCCCTGCTGGTAAAAGTCAAAGCTCAGACTGTGGAAGGGGCTCGATACATTATGAAGTAGGTCCCTTTTTGAATGGAGCTTTTTGAAACTTGAACATTTTCCTTACAGGATTAATCgggtgtatttatttttacttgaaaaaacTTACATCCACGTTTTCCAGACTGCTGCATGATATCACTTTCCCCTTTATATTCATCGAAAGCGGAATTGTGAATTAATAGTGGTGAACTCTGCAGGAATGCCTTTGCGTCTCTTTTGTTTGCTACAGTTTGTCATTTCATGAGGATTTTCTTTGTCTAGGCGCTTGACCAAAGAGAATGTGAAACAATCTGGAAGGCAGATTGGCAAGCTAAGCCACAGCAACCCCACCATCCTTTTTGATTATGTAAGTGTGTTTCGTtaattgttttgatatttgaatGATTGTCTTTGAATTACCACAAAGCATTTAAAACTTGAGGATGTAGTGTATCATTCAGAACTTGCAACCCCCAACTCAAACATGCTCTGTAAAATACTCAAGAATGAATTGATTTGTGCTTCACTGGTGTACGTGAAGGTCGAAATGTGAAGTCATAGTAAAGGTCGTCGTGAAAAGAATAACTTTTCGTCGATTTGTATGGGGTATTATTGCCATCAATTCAATGGTGTCGTGAGATCTGTTGTTTTCTTAGATGCTGTCACAGATCCAGTGGTACGATAACCTCATTGGTCCAGTGGTGGATTCCCTGAAATACCTCACATCCCTCAACTACGATGTCTTGGCCTGTATCCTCCACTGTTTAACTGGCAGGCTGTGACTGCTTTTGTGTTGTGCATATCAAAGGTTGTTATTTGCAGATTGGGAGGGCTGTTTCTCTTAATCCCAAATGTTCAGATTGCATTATCGAAGCTCTGGCCAATCCCGAGAAGGAGAAGATGAAGCATGACGACACCACAATCTCATCGTGGCTACAAAGTACGGGTCTTACATGGAACGGCATTCTGTCCCTATACATCAGTTAATTGAAGAGAAACTATGTCAGGTTTATTGAGTACCTAACACTCCTCCTGTTCCATCTGTCAAACAAGGCCTGGCAAGTTTGTGTGGAGCTGTGTTCAGGAAATATCCAATTGAATTGGCTGGTCTTCTTCAGTATGTCACCAATCAGCTAAAAGCAGGGAAAAGGTCAGTTGGATGGAAATGCAGTAACCCCCTTCATGTTGTTTTGCATCTACTCTCTTTAAAAGTCCCAACACAGTTGTCGCCTCAAATGTGATCCATGATTTGCACTTGATGACATTTTAtgaatatatttgaattcagtgttgttaaaaaaagtatttatataGACGCACAAGCTTTTTTgatgtatattttaaatttatattgGATGTTTGTCTTTCTGCAGTTTTGACCTGCTGATCCTGAAGGaagtggtgcagaaaatggCTGGCATAGAAGTCACAGATGAAATGACATCAGAGCAGCTTGAAGCAATGACAGGAGGGGAACAACTCAAAGCTGAGGTAGAGACTAATTCATGTCCGTGAGCTTTGTTTTATCCGGACCGGTCCATTGCTTTGCAATCGACTCCCCTGTATTTGTCGTAATGATTGTGATAACCCCTGCACTCTGCCCACAGGGTGGCTACTTTGGTCAGATCAGGAACACTAAAAAGTCATCCCAACGTCTTAAGGATGTGCTACTTGATCATGAACTGGCCCTGCCGCTTTGCGTACTCATGGTACAGCAAAGAAATGGTGTGGTGTTCCTAGAAAGTGGAGACAAAGATCTCAAACTGGTCGGCCACTTGTACGACCAGGTATGTGCTCTCTGCTAATGTATTACTTTGGATGGTCAAATAGTCGTATTAGGTTTTAGGATAAGAGCGTTGTTTAGCTCCAAAGAGATGTGCTTTTATAAAGAGAGTGGGTCAATTAAATTTGCACATGCTGTAGATGGCAATTTATTTTCAACTGTCAACTGTTGTCCTGCAGTGCCATGACACACTGGTGCAGTTTGGTGGCTTCCTGGCCTCCAACCTCAGCACAGAGGACTACATCAAGCGTGTTCCCGCCATTGACGTCCTTTGTAACCAGTTCCATACGCCACACGATGCTGCGTTCTTCCTTTCTCGGCCAATGTACGCCCATCAAATATCGGTGAGTGGATGTTCTTTCGTGAGTGGCTGTTTCTGTTCATTGAACTCAAGACAGTAGTGATCTGGTCCCACTGTTCTCTTCTTTCAGTCCAAATATGACGAGCTGAAGAAAGCAGAGAAAGGCAGCCGGCAGCAGCAGAAGGTGCAGAAGTACGTGGCAGCTTGCGAACAAGTAATGACGCCAGTGCACGAGGCAGTGATGTCCCTCCATCCAGCCCGTGTTTGGGAAGACCTCCGCCCCCAGTTCTATGCCACCTTCTGGTCTCTTACCATGTATGACCTGGCGGTGCCCCATGCGGCCTATGAGCGTGAGGTCAACAAGCTCAAGGCCCAGATCAAAGCCATTGACGAGAATCCTGAAATCGTGAGTCATTGCTTCATTGGCCACATGACACACAATTACTGTATTGGCATTTTGCACTTGACTGAGTCTTTGTACAGTCACAATCTTACCACTCTTCTACCATTGTAAAGGCAATaatagaggggggaaaaaattgcaaCCTTTACTGTGCATAAAGCCTTTGGCAATAGTGTCAAATGTCTGCTTTCCCTCCACTGCAGCCTATgaataagaaaaagaaagagaaggaaCGCTGCACCGCTCTGCAGGAAAAActgcaggaggaggagaaaaagcaACAGGAGCACGTTCAAAGGGTGCTCCATCGCCTCAAACTGGAGAAAGACAAATGGTTGATGACCAGTAAGTATTCTGTAATGCATCTCTATGCGGCCTATGTAGTGTGTTTCCATCTGTGCAACCGCTCACAGATCAGCATCTGTTAATGAAGTATGATGTTATCGTCCTGCCTCCTTTCTTTGTTAATAATACATTACATATTATTTGACAGAATCGACCAAGAATGAGACCATAACGAAGTTCCTGCAGCTGTGTCTGTTCCCTCGCTGCATCTTCTCTTCCATCGACGCGGTTTACTGTGCCCGTTTTGTCGAGCTAGTTCACCAACAGATGACGCCCAACTTCTGCACTCTGCTGTGCTACGACAGGGTAAGACAAATAGTTGCGGAATCCTtgtatctccaaaaccatcacttttcaggactGTGATTGACTTAGCTCAGTTGTCTAAGCATGCACCTTTTGCTCTACAGGTGTTCTCGGCAATCATTTACACTGTGGCCAGTTGTACGGAAAATGAGTCTCACCGATACGGGCGCTTCCTCTGCTGCATGCTCGAGACGGTGACCCGTTGGCACAGCGATCGTGCCGTCTATGAGAAGGTGTGGTCCCACCTTCAGTAGTGACAActcctttttttatattgatatatataatCTACATCAACGCAGACATGAATCTATCTTAACCCTTGTGGTCTTGTCCAGGAGTGTGGAAATTACCCCGGCTTCCTGACTATTTTGCGAGCCTCAGGCTTCGATGGAGGCCAACAAGCCAATCCGCTCGATTATGAGAACTTCAGGCATGTGGTGCACAAATGGCATTACATGTTGACAAAAGTAAGCCACCttcaattttcaaaaatgtactcTTGTGGTGATCATGAGCAGTTAAATGTACTCCCTAATGTATGCCTGTCTCTGTGTTCCATCTAGGCTTCAGTACACTGCCTGGAAACTGGAGATTACACCCACATTCGAAACATCCTTATTGTTCTCATCAAAATCCTGCCATGTTACCCCAAGGTTTTG
The DNA window shown above is from Phyllopteryx taeniolatus isolate TA_2022b chromosome 17, UOR_Ptae_1.2, whole genome shotgun sequence and carries:
- the thoc2 gene encoding THO complex subunit 2 isoform X3 gives rise to the protein MYIDVYAYIVQLCKRLTEKIDHGCQIKDVQAALYELCWQGVQGNLKLDLVASVLGEMMELRDDMPSILADVFSVLDLETVALEEKHKRDHYIQLVGACLIFVPDAILKERLDPETLESLGLIKQAHQFNQKIVKIKTKLFYKQQKFNLLREENEGYAKLITELGQDLSGNITSHIVLESIKSLIGCFNLDPNRVLDIILEVYESRSDQDDFFLSLIKSYMCEALTLCHILGFKFKFYQEPNEETPKSLYHIAAALLHHNLIELEDLYVHLLPLDSAIVEEHKLVISEAKQIARKLVMVVVPSDKSEDKEKEKEKEEEKIAQPPDNQKLGLLEALLGIGDWHHAQSIMDQMPSFYATSHKFIALALCQLLHLTVEPLYRTAGLPKGARGCVMHPLKNKRAPKPAESFEDLRRETFSMLGYLGPHLAHDPILFAKIVRLGKAFMKEYQCSEGLDIKDTMETLLSCFLSIADQVLLPSLSLMECNACMSEELWGFFKLFPYHHRYRLYGQWKNETYSSHPLLVKVKAQTVEGARYIMKRLTKENVKQSGRQIGKLSHSNPTILFDYMLSQIQWYDNLIGPVVDSLKYLTSLNYDVLAYCIIEALANPEKEKMKHDDTTISSWLQSLASLCGAVFRKYPIELAGLLQYVTNQLKAGKSFDLLILKEVVQKMAGIEVTDEMTSEQLEAMTGGEQLKAEGGYFGQIRNTKKSSQRLKDVLLDHELALPLCVLMVQQRNGVVFLESGDKDLKLVGHLYDQCHDTLVQFGGFLASNLSTEDYIKRVPAIDVLCNQFHTPHDAAFFLSRPMYAHQISSKYDELKKAEKGSRQQQKVQKYVAACEQVMTPVHEAVMSLHPARVWEDLRPQFYATFWSLTMYDLAVPHAAYEREVNKLKAQIKAIDENPEIPMNKKKKEKERCTALQEKLQEEEKKQQEHVQRVLHRLKLEKDKWLMTKSTKNETITKFLQLCLFPRCIFSSIDAVYCARFVELVHQQMTPNFCTLLCYDRVFSAIIYTVASCTENESHRYGRFLCCMLETVTRWHSDRAVYEKECGNYPGFLTILRASGFDGGQQANPLDYENFRHVVHKWHYMLTKASVHCLETGDYTHIRNILIVLIKILPCYPKVLNLGQALEYRVHKICVKEKEKRPDLYALAMGYSGRLKSQKVRMVPENEFHHKEPPARNVTPASQQNGPGTTGKPATAMMKGEDGFSEDGDRGKDKSQTTKPVNKANTAAAKVTTSNGNGALNSIKTIKERDDKEKSGKDKKEKKEKTPGTTPETKAEARREKLREERAGKDERAVREGKEKTPKADRDKVKAEEKNKDDKTKAGNGESVEPSRERDAIKESKSKEKGDRSAVAGCRKSPVPRSDVADTERDHKRRKLDSHSSPSHSSSVKDNSNDPKESASKHHLNYNSVARSKSRERELEKNELENAVGRCKEKKEEKERKERKRDVGVGEREVSLEPKRRKDENGTNSSKNSQCESPCDSPLSVEKEKSKRSKSSSKEKGDSAKPERTSTGGKKESRHDKDKSEKKEKRDSSGGKEEKKHHKSSDKHR